CGGCCAAAGGCAAGACGTCCCGAGAAGGCGGTGATCCGTCGGCGGGTGCTCGAATTGCTGGATCTGGTTCAACTGAATGGCTACGAGCGCCGTCTGCCGGGGCAACTGTCCGGTGGGCAACGGCAACGCGTGGCGCTGGCACGCGCCTTGGCGGTTGAGCCCAAGATCCTCCTTTTGGATGAACCCTTCGGTGCATTGGATGCGAAAGTCCGGAAGGACCTTCGTCGTTGGCTTCGTACCTTCCACGAGCGGATTGGCTTGACCACGGTTTTTGTGACGCATGACCAGGAGGAAGCGCTGGAGTTGGCAGATGAAGTGGTTGTCATGAACCATGCGCGGGTCGAGCAGGTGGGCAGCCCTCAGGAAGTTTTTGATTATCCGGCTTCTCCGTTTGTGATCGAATTTATGGGAAATGTGAACCGTTTGAAGGGACTGGGCATGAATGGGGATACCTACTATGTGAGGCCACATGATATCGAAATTGGACCATTGACTGCACCATTTGGAATGGAAGCCAAGGTCTTGCATGTGTTTTCAGCCGGAAGTGTGGGGCGCGTGACGCTACAGATGGGGGCCGATTTGCTGGAAGCGGAAATCTCGCGTGCAGATCTTTCCGTACTGAAGATCGCGTCTGGCCAGCTCGTCCGAGTCGGATTCCGGCACACCCGTGTCTTTGCCCGGAACGCTGAGGGACGTTCGGAACTTGTTGAACTTTTGTCCACTCCAGCTTAGATTATTTGCGGAAAATGAATCATGAGCCTGTATGAAAAAGCGGATCAGGCCACGGAGCACGGCGGTCGTTACGATCTCTTGCGTCGGCGCATGGCCTTGATTGTTTCGGTCGCGACGCTGTTGCTGCTCGGGGCGGTCTGGTTCCACTTCTTTGTCGCTTCGGGGCCGGTCCTGCGCGTCTTGTCCTTTGATGCCAGCCGTGAGTTTCAGCATGAGTTGGATCTGGCTTATCAAGCCATGGATTGGGAGGGGCAATCGCCGCCCCGGGTGATGACGCTACACGCCGGATCGGTGCGTCAGGCCCGTTCGCTGACCGAGGGAGTGGTGGCGGATCTGATCTGTCTAGGCAGTCCCTTCGAAATGATGGAGCTGGTGCGCGGAGGATATGATGTGCCGCCTGACTGGCAGGAACGGTATCCGGACGGGGCCTCTCCGTTTTCCTCAACCATCGTTTTTCTGGTCCGGCGTGGGAATCCGAAGGGAATTACAGGTTGGGAGGACCTGCGGCGCCTGGAGGTGCGCACGGTGATGCCTTCGCCCCGGGTGAGTGCGGCCGGGCGTTATGCCTATCTCGCGCTGGTTGAGTCCTTCCGAAGGATGCCGGTTGAACCGGGCAGCCAGGAGTCGTTTGACGCGGTGGCGGCGCGCATTCGTTACATTGAGTCGGGAGCACGCCACTCATTATCAGCCTTTCTTGCCAATTTTATGGACGATGTCCTGTTGACTTGGGAAAGCGAAGCACAGGGCTACCTTGCAGGCATGGATGTTGATTCCGGAGTCGAGGTGGTATACCCCGGATTCAGCATCCGGGCGGAACCTGTGGTCAGCGTATTGCCCATGCATGCCCGGGAACATGAGGCAGAGCTTTGGAGCCAGCGTTATCTGGAACTTCTTTTCAGCGAAGGTGGCCAGCTGCTGGCAAGCAGGTATGGGTTTCGCGTGAACGGAGAGACTGGCGTGCTTCCGGACATCGAGCGCTTCCGGGTCGAGAGCGCTTTTGGGAGCTGGGATGAGGCTTGGCGGCAGCATCTCGGTCCGGAGGGGAGCTTTGAACGGATACAGGCCCTGAAAAAAGCGCGAACCGGTGGGAGTGAGTAGCAGCTAGCGCCACAGTTTCAGCAATGGGCTCTTGCTGCCGAAGAGCGGATCCTTTGCCGGGGAGGGGAGCGGTCGATTTGTTCCAAGCATGAGGCCGGTACCGGATCACCGATTCGAATTGTGCCGTATGGTTCCTGCCCGGTCGGCGGCCGGGAAACCCGGTTCAGGCGCTGTGGTTTTGGTAAGCTTTCCGTAGATAGGCGCGCCCGCTTGCTTCGTCGTGGAACTTGCCGTCGAGTTGGGCTTCGTAGGCGTCATCCAGCATGCGGCTGAACGTGGGCCCCGGTTTGGCGCCAAGCTCGAGCAGGTGCCGGCCCAGCAGAATCGGCTTTGGCGCATTGTCCTGAATTTCCAGCGCTTTGGCCTTGGCCAGCAGCCATTCGCCCTCGGGATTGCTGTCGACCTCGATCGGAGGCCGCCCGCACTTGTCCGCATACGCGACACGGGTGAGGCGGTCGACGCGTTTGACCCGGGCGGCCAGCCGGCGTACGGCGGAATCTCCCGCGCCGTCGCGGTAGAGGGCCAGCGGGCGCATGTGTTGTT
The nucleotide sequence above comes from Coraliomargarita parva. Encoded proteins:
- a CDS encoding sulfate ABC transporter substrate-binding protein; the encoded protein is MSLYEKADQATEHGGRYDLLRRRMALIVSVATLLLLGAVWFHFFVASGPVLRVLSFDASREFQHELDLAYQAMDWEGQSPPRVMTLHAGSVRQARSLTEGVVADLICLGSPFEMMELVRGGYDVPPDWQERYPDGASPFSSTIVFLVRRGNPKGITGWEDLRRLEVRTVMPSPRVSAAGRYAYLALVESFRRMPVEPGSQESFDAVAARIRYIESGARHSLSAFLANFMDDVLLTWESEAQGYLAGMDVDSGVEVVYPGFSIRAEPVVSVLPMHAREHEAELWSQRYLELLFSEGGQLLASRYGFRVNGETGVLPDIERFRVESAFGSWDEAWRQHLGPEGSFERIQALKKARTGGSE
- a CDS encoding sulfate/molybdate ABC transporter ATP-binding protein; the protein is MSIHIENISKHFGATVALDSVSLDISSGQLVALVGPSGSGKTTLLRILAGLEFPDAGSGEIRFHGEAVSELPVRHRGVGMVFQHYALFRHMTVADNIAFGLKVRPKARRPEKAVIRRRVLELLDLVQLNGYERRLPGQLSGGQRQRVALARALAVEPKILLLDEPFGALDAKVRKDLRRWLRTFHERIGLTTVFVTHDQEEALELADEVVVMNHARVEQVGSPQEVFDYPASPFVIEFMGNVNRLKGLGMNGDTYYVRPHDIEIGPLTAPFGMEAKVLHVFSAGSVGRVTLQMGADLLEAEISRADLSVLKIASGQLVRVGFRHTRVFARNAEGRSELVELLSTPA